From a single Sus scrofa isolate TJ Tabasco breed Duroc chromosome 13, Sscrofa11.1, whole genome shotgun sequence genomic region:
- the RRP1 gene encoding ribosomal RNA processing protein 1 homolog A isoform X1 yields the protein MGPRVQLPPEIQLAQRLAGNEQVTRDRAVRKLRKYIVARTQRAEGSFTHDELLKVWKGLFYCMWMQDKPLLQEELGRTISQLVHAFQTTEAQQLFLQTFWQTMNREWTGIDRLRLDKFYMLMRMVLHESLKALKMRAWEERQTERLLELLTTEILHPDSQAPNGVKSHFLEVFLEELTKVGADELTADQNLRLIEPFCRVAARTQDPLVLHSITRGIFETIVEQAPLAIEELMNELEAQEEEEEEETSEGEEQDRAVLPGKPPRGSVRAAEPVLGEEQVEDDDDDDDDHAGSVLQFDYEAVANRLFEMASHQDTPPLNRKRLYKVIRKLQDLAEGLFPEDEVPEKAYRNPRGGRRVRMKRRLSQARWQDTAGRGAEEASCPEPSPRSARRRRRRSAGADPAVPQEQPGGRGRRGAHGGRRQPRVRPRATVADCQEPKAKRKWTPRGQ from the exons ATGGGTCCGCGGGTGCAGCTTCCGCCCGAGATCCAGCTGGCGCAGCGCCTGGCGGGGAACGAACAGGTGACCCGGGACCGGGCGGTGAGGAAGCTCCGGAAATACATCGTCGCCAGGACGCAGCGGGCCGAAG GTAGCTTCACACATGATGAGCTGCTGAAGGTGTGGAAAGGCCTGTTTTACTGCATGTGGATGCAGGACAAGCCACTCCTCCag GAGGAACTTGGCAGGACCATTTCCCAGCTCGTCCACGCTTTCCAGACCACGGAGGCAC AGCAACTGTTCCTGCAGACCTTCTGGCAGACCATGAACCGCGAGTGGACGGGCATCGACCGGCTGCGCCTGGACAAGTTCTACATG ctcatgcgGATGGTCCTGCACGAGTCACTGAAGGCCCTGAAGATGCGGGCGTGGGAGGAGAG GCAGACCGAGCGGCTGCTGGAGCTGCTGACCACAGAGATCCTGCATCCCGACAGCCAGGCCCCCAACGGGGTCAAGAGCCACTTCCTCGAGGTCTTCCTGGAGGAGCTGACCAAAGTGGGCGCCGACGAG CTGACAGCGGACCAGAACCTCCGGCTCATCGAGCCTTTCTGCAGGGTGGCCGCCCGGACCCAGGA CCCCCTGGTTCTGCACAGCATCACCCGAGGCATCTTTGAAACCATCGTGGAGCAGGCCCCGCTGGCCATCGAGGAGCTCATGAACGAGCTGGAGgcgcaggaggaggaggaggaggaggagacgtCGGAGGGGGAGGAGCAGGACCGGGCTGTGCTGCCGGGGAAGCCCCCTCGGG GCTCTGTCCGGGCGGCTGAACCTGTCCTGGGCGAGGAGCAGGTGGAGGACGATGACGATGACGACGACGACCATGCTGGCAGCGTCCTCCAG TTCGACTACGAGGCCGTGGCCAACAGGCTGTTTGAGATGGCCAGTCACCAGGACACCCCGCCTCTGAACCGGAAGCGCCTCTACAAAGTGATCCGCAA GTTGCAGGACCTCGCAGAAG GCCTCTTCCCTGAGGACGAAGTCCCGGAAAAAGCCTACAGGAACCCGCGGGGAGGGAGGCGCGTGAGAATGAAGAGACGCTTGTCGCAGGCCCGGTGGCAGGACACGGCAG GGAGAGGTGCGGAGGAGGCCTCGTGTCCAGAGCCGAGCCCCAGATCCgcgaggaggaggcggcggcggagCGCGGGGGCCGACCCTGCCgtgccccaggagcagcctggGGGCCGAGGCAGGAGAGGGGCCCACGGCGGGCGGCGGCAGCCTCGGGTGAGGCCCAGAGCCACCGTGGCCGACTGCCAAGAGCCAAAGGCCAAGAGGAAGTGGACCCCACGGGGCCAGTGA
- the RRP1 gene encoding ribosomal RNA processing protein 1 homolog A isoform X2, which translates to MNREWTGIDRLRLDKFYMLMRMVLHESLKALKMRAWEERQTERLLELLTTEILHPDSQAPNGVKSHFLEVFLEELTKVGADELTADQNLRLIEPFCRVAARTQDPLVLHSITRGIFETIVEQAPLAIEELMNELEAQEEEEEEETSEGEEQDRAVLPGKPPRGSVRAAEPVLGEEQVEDDDDDDDDHAGSVLQFDYEAVANRLFEMASHQDTPPLNRKRLYKVIRKLQDLAEGLFPEDEVPEKAYRNPRGGRRVRMKRRLSQARWQDTAGRGAEEASCPEPSPRSARRRRRRSAGADPAVPQEQPGGRGRRGAHGGRRQPRVRPRATVADCQEPKAKRKWTPRGQ; encoded by the exons ATGAACCGCGAGTGGACGGGCATCGACCGGCTGCGCCTGGACAAGTTCTACATG ctcatgcgGATGGTCCTGCACGAGTCACTGAAGGCCCTGAAGATGCGGGCGTGGGAGGAGAG GCAGACCGAGCGGCTGCTGGAGCTGCTGACCACAGAGATCCTGCATCCCGACAGCCAGGCCCCCAACGGGGTCAAGAGCCACTTCCTCGAGGTCTTCCTGGAGGAGCTGACCAAAGTGGGCGCCGACGAG CTGACAGCGGACCAGAACCTCCGGCTCATCGAGCCTTTCTGCAGGGTGGCCGCCCGGACCCAGGA CCCCCTGGTTCTGCACAGCATCACCCGAGGCATCTTTGAAACCATCGTGGAGCAGGCCCCGCTGGCCATCGAGGAGCTCATGAACGAGCTGGAGgcgcaggaggaggaggaggaggaggagacgtCGGAGGGGGAGGAGCAGGACCGGGCTGTGCTGCCGGGGAAGCCCCCTCGGG GCTCTGTCCGGGCGGCTGAACCTGTCCTGGGCGAGGAGCAGGTGGAGGACGATGACGATGACGACGACGACCATGCTGGCAGCGTCCTCCAG TTCGACTACGAGGCCGTGGCCAACAGGCTGTTTGAGATGGCCAGTCACCAGGACACCCCGCCTCTGAACCGGAAGCGCCTCTACAAAGTGATCCGCAA GTTGCAGGACCTCGCAGAAG GCCTCTTCCCTGAGGACGAAGTCCCGGAAAAAGCCTACAGGAACCCGCGGGGAGGGAGGCGCGTGAGAATGAAGAGACGCTTGTCGCAGGCCCGGTGGCAGGACACGGCAG GGAGAGGTGCGGAGGAGGCCTCGTGTCCAGAGCCGAGCCCCAGATCCgcgaggaggaggcggcggcggagCGCGGGGGCCGACCCTGCCgtgccccaggagcagcctggGGGCCGAGGCAGGAGAGGGGCCCACGGCGGGCGGCGGCAGCCTCGGGTGAGGCCCAGAGCCACCGTGGCCGACTGCCAAGAGCCAAAGGCCAAGAGGAAGTGGACCCCACGGGGCCAGTGA